The Euphorbia lathyris chromosome 8, ddEupLath1.1, whole genome shotgun sequence genome has a window encoding:
- the LOC136203772 gene encoding EG45-like domain containing protein isoform X1: MSQVIGISPILFLFSLISATNFHSSLADIGPAAYYIPPYLPSACFGNDMSQFPTDNMFAAAGEGIWDNGASCGRSYLVRCISASSTTICDPSKTIQVKIVDRAQTSVSKPSVNGAIIVLSDTAFSQFTNSPASVVNVEFRQV, translated from the exons ATGTCTCAAGTAATTGGAATTTCTCCAATTCTGTTCCTCTTCTCCCTCATATCAGCAACGAATTTTCACTCTTCTCTTGCTGATATCGGCCCTGCTGCTTATTACATTCCCCCGTATTTAC CAAGTGCGTGTTTCGGTAATGACATGTCGCAGTTTCCGACGGATAACATGTTTGCAGCAGCTGGAGAAGGAATATGGGATAATGGGGCGTCATGTGGAAGGAGTTATTTGGTTAGATGTATAAGTGCATCTTCTACAACCATTTGTGACCCCTCAAAGACAATTCAGGTTAAGATTGTTGATCGTGCTCAAACTTCTGTTTCCAAACCTTCTGTTAATGGTGCTATTATTGTCCTCTCAGACACTGCCTTTTCTCAGTTTACTAACTCTCCGGCTTCTGTTGTTAACGTTGAGTTTCGCCA GGTTTGA
- the LOC136203772 gene encoding uncharacterized protein isoform X2 — MSQVIGISPILFLFSLISATNFHSSLADIGPAAYYIPPYLPSACFGNDMSQFPTDNMFAAAGEGIWDNGASCGRSYLVRCISASSTTICDPSKTIQTLPFLSLLTLRLLLLTLSFARFDEAVIYIMISFFIYFFICSSQLFC, encoded by the exons ATGTCTCAAGTAATTGGAATTTCTCCAATTCTGTTCCTCTTCTCCCTCATATCAGCAACGAATTTTCACTCTTCTCTTGCTGATATCGGCCCTGCTGCTTATTACATTCCCCCGTATTTAC CAAGTGCGTGTTTCGGTAATGACATGTCGCAGTTTCCGACGGATAACATGTTTGCAGCAGCTGGAGAAGGAATATGGGATAATGGGGCGTCATGTGGAAGGAGTTATTTGGTTAGATGTATAAGTGCATCTTCTACAACCATTTGTGACCCCTCAAAGACAATTCAG ACACTGCCTTTTCTCAGTTTACTAACTCTCCGGCTTCTGTTGTTAACGTTGAGTTTCGCCA GGTTTGATGAAGCGGTGATATATATTATGATCAGCttcttcatttattttttcatatgttcatCTCAGTTATTTTGTTAA